DNA sequence from the Janibacter sp. CX7 genome:
TGCCGGGCGCCGATGGTCCCGAAGTCGCGCCCCATGTCCCAGTGCGCGTCGCCCCAGTCGGCGAGGATCGCCTCGGTCTCGTCGGGCGACGCCGAGGTCGTCAGGTCGAGGTCCTCGCTGGCGCGACCGAGGAAGGCGTCACGCACGGGGCCGCCGACGAGGGCCAGCTCGTGACCCCCCTTCGCAAATCGCTCGCCGAGGTCGGTGAGCAGCGGCACGACCGGCGCCAGATGGGCCACGGCCGCACGCAGGATCTCCGGGGGCAGGTCGGGGGACATGGAGCCCAAGGTTACGTGGGCTGCGTCCCCCGACCCGACATCACAGGACCGGGGCGTTGGGCAGGCAGCGGATCGTCCCGGACCCGTCGGCCTTGAGCGCGCGCTTGGTGATGTCGATGACCCGGGGGCTGTGGGTGATCGACAGGTGGTCGCTCAGGTCGATCGCGCACCCGTCCTGGACGGTGATGTTGCGGACCGTGGCTCCCGGACCGGCGGTGAGGAAGGTGCTGCGGTAGGGGGTGACCACCTCGTCGTACTTCGTCCCGATGACGGTGTAGTCGACCCCGGGAACGGTGTCGCCGTCGGCGGTGAGGGCGGTGATGTACTCCGACCCCTGCATCTGGTCGACGGCGGCCTGCCCCAGGCCCTCTCGGGTGAGGTCCGTCGCCCCGACGGCCTCGGCGATCGTCCCCAGACCCGACAGGGTCGTGCCGTGGTGGCTGCCGGCCAGGGTGACGACGTCGTCGACCCCTCCGCCACCGTGCTTCTTGAGCACGTCGGTGATGATCGTCCCGCCCTGCGACCACCCGACCATGTCGACCTTCGAGAAGCCGGTGCGGGAGCGCACGGTCTCGGCGAAGGCGGCCAGCTCGTCCCCGTTGCCCGAGAGCCCGGTCGTGCCGTAGACGCCGGGGATCTGGGCTGCGGCGTCCGTACCGTCCGTGCCGTAGTTGAAGGAGTAGACGCAGTAGCCGGCCCACTTCAGCTCGGGCGCCATCCGCGCGAAGGAGTCGTACTGGTTGGCGAAGGTGCCGTGGACGAGGACCACCGGGTTCTCACCCTCTCGCGGAACGCACCCCCAGTCGTTGACACCCTGCGGCTGGGCGTCGGGGTGCGCGAGCGAGTAGAGGAGCGAGCCGCTGAAGTTCAGCTGGTAGGGGCCGGTGACCGGCTCCTCCTGCTCGGCTGCGCCTGCCGTACCCACCCCCATCGTCAGGCTGGTCAGCAGGGCGGCGCCCGCGGCGGCTGCGGCTCGTCGGAGGGTCGGCTTCATCGTGGCTCCCGGGAAGGTCGTGCGTCGTCCTTGACGCGTCCGTCCTCGTTGACGGACCTACCAGACAGTAGTCACGCCGGTCCCACCGAGCAGAGCGCGTCCGGCGCACCTCGCCACCCGGGAGGCGCCCCGAGGTCGCATGGCTACAGTGACCACATGACCCACCCCGCCCACGCCTCCGGACCGCAGCGCCGTCTGCCCGCGGTCGAGGAGCGGAGCGCCGGTGGGGTCGTCGTCGACGTGCACGAAGGGGAGGCCCGGATCGCGGTCATCGCCCGCCGCAACCGCGCCGGCCGCCTCGAGTGGTGCCTGCCCAAGGGCCACATCGAGGGCGAGGAGACGCTCGTCGAGACCGCCGCCCGCGAGGTCGCCGAGGAGACCGGCATCGAGGCCCGGGTCCTCGTCGAGCTCGGGACCATCGACTACTGGTTCGCCACCCCCGACCGGCGGATCCACAAGTTCGTCCACCACTACCTGCTCGAGGCCATCGGCGGCTACCTGACGATCGACAACGACCCCGACCACGAGGCCGTCGACGTCGCCTGGCTGCCGCTGCGCGAGGCGCACCGGCACCTGACCTTCCCCAACGAACGCCGCATCGCGAGGGAGGCGTGGCAGCGACTCGCCGGCGACGCCTGAGCGCCGCGGTCGCGAGCCTGCTGCTCGCGCTGCTCGTCGTGCTCCCCGTCGCCGTTGGTCCCACCACTGCCGCCGCCACCCCCTTCGCACCGGAGGACCCCGGTGACTCGCGGGTCACGATCACGTCGATCACCCCCGTCGTCGAGGGCGACGGTGTCGCCACGGTGCGCGGCACGGTGGCCAACACCGGCTCCACGACCCTCTCCGGCCCCCGGGTGGCCGTGGTCCCGCAGGAGGCGGGCACCGGCCGGTCCGACATCGCCGACTGGACGAAGGGGGATGCCCCCGTCTCCGGGACCGCACTGGCCGCGACGACGCTCGACGACGTCGCCGCCGGCGGCTCGGCGAGCTTCACGCTCGAGGTCGACGGCAACGACCTGCTGCCGCAGTCCTCCGCCGGCGCCGCGTGGGTGAGCGTGCAGACCGACGCGACGGCGGTGCACACCTTCGTCGGCGTGCAGCGGACCAAGGAGTACGAGCCGCTGCAGATCCTCTGGGGCATGCCGCTGCTGCTCCCCGACGACCGCCGGCTGTGGGGCACGAGCCGCGAGGCCCGCAGCAGCGCGTGGCAGGAGGCCGTCGGGAGCGACTCCCGGATCGCCGCCCTCACCTCCGAGGAACCCGCGGACGACGAGTTCTGGGTGCTCGACCCCTCCCTGCTCGATGTCCCCGCCGACGGCGAGGACATCGCCACCGCCGAGCGGGAGACGCGCACCCGGGCCGCCGAGTCCCTGCGAGAGCAGCTCGTCGGCTCCCGCACCCTCGTCCTGCCGGACGCCGATGCCGACGTCGCGGCGGGCGCCGAGTCGAAGGACGCCGCCCGACTGGTGAAGGCCCGGGTCGCCGACGGCACCCGGGTCGCCCAGGAGCTCGGGGCGCGCAGCGACGTGCTGTGGCCCGCCGACGGGCTGGCGACCGGCGAGCGCGCCGAGGCCCTCCACGAGCTGCGACCGACGGGGGTCGAGCCCACCCTGCTCGTCCCCAGCACGAGCCTGGTCCCCGAGGGATTCACCGCCACCGGCGGAGACCGGACCACGGCCGGGAGCCCCGTCGTCGTCAGCGACGGCCCGATCGCCGACCTCGTCGAGGGCCTGTCGAGCGCCGACGACGTCACCCTGGCCCGTCAGCAGCTCGTCGCCGAGACCGCGGCCGTGCTCGGCGAGCGCCCGGGCACCCCCCGCACGATCGTCGTCGTCCCCGACCGCACGAGCACGCCCTCCGTCGAGGCCTACGAGCAGCTGCGCGCGTCGACCGACCGCATCCCCTGGCTCGAGGGCGGCGACCTCGCGTCGGTGCTCGACGACGCCGCCGCGGCCGAGCCGGCCCGCACCGCGCGGACCCCGGGCCAGATCGACGACGTGACCGCCGGCGCTGCGACTCCTTCGGCGGTCCTGTCGCAGGACCGCTCGCGCCGCATCGTCCGCGACTCCCGGTCGATGGCGACCTTCGCCGCCGTCCGTCGCGACGGGACCGCGTGGCGCTCGCGGATGCAGGCCTCCCTGCAGCAGCTGACGTCGACCCGGTGGCGCGAGGACCGCTACGGCTTCGTGCGCCTGCACGACGACGTCGAGCAGGCCGTCACGCTCGACGCCGACGACCTCGTCGTCTCCTCGGGCGACGTCAACTTCTTCGCCGACAGCGGGCGGCTGCAGATCAGCATCACCAACAACACCGACGTCCAGCTCGAGGACCTGCGGGTGCACGTCACCCCCGGCAACCACTCGCTGCGCGTCGACGGCGACCCCGACCCGGTGACGATCGGCCCGGGCGGCCAGCAGACGGTCACGGTGCAGGCCACGGCGCTCGCGGCCGGCCAGGTGCCCGTCAACGTCGCCGTGACGACCCCGGGCGGCCACGCCGTCGCCGAGCCCGCGACCCTGCACGTCAAGGTGCGGCCGACCGGCGACTCGATCTACTGGGTCATCGGTGGCGCGGCCGTGCTCCTCCTCGCGGCAGGCACGTGGCGTACCGTGCGGGGCGGTCGTCGCGCACGCGCGGCCGCACCCGAGGGCAGCTCGTCCGAGGGTCAGCCCGAGAGCAGCTCGCCCGAGGGCGACACAGACCACTGACCCCGAGGGGACGACGCATGAGCGAGGCCGCCACCCCGCAGGAGGACCTCGGCGAACCGGCCGCGGGTCGGAGCGCACCGGACATCGGCCGGTCGAGCGCCATCATGGCGTCCGGCACCCTCTTCTCCCGGGTCCTCGGCTTCGCCCGCAACAGCCTGACGGCCTATGTCGTCGGCCTGACGGTCATCGCCGCCGACGCGTGGAATGCCGCCAACACGCTGCCCAACATCTTCCACCTGCTCATCGCGGGTGGCGTGCTCAACGCCGTGATCGTCCCGCAGATCACCCGCGCCATGCGCGACCACGACGGCGGGCAGACCTACATCAACCGGCTGCTCACCCTGTCGACCGCCGCCCTCGCGGTCATCACCCTGCTGCTGACGCTCGCGGCGCCGCTGCTCGTCTCGCTCATCGTCTCGAGCAGCTGGCCGCCGGAGGCCCGCACGCTCGCGACCGCCTTCGCCGTCCTGTGCCTGCCGCAGGTCTTCTTCTACGGGCTCTACACCCTCCTCGGGCAGATCCTGACGGCCCACCACCGCTTCGGGGCCTTCATGTGGTCACCGGCGCTGGCCAACGTCGTCGCGATCGGCGGCCTGCTGTGGTTCGTCATCACGGACCAGCCACGACAGGGTGAGGTCGGTGAGTGGACCCCGACGATGGTCGCCGTCCTCGGCGGCACGGCGACCCTCTCGATCGCCCTGCAGGCCCTCGCCCTCGTCCCGGCCCTGCGCGGGACCGGTCTGCGCTTCCGCCCCGTGTGGGGCCTGCGGGGCAGCGGGCTCGGCAGCGCCTCGCGCATGGCGATGTGGGCCTTCGCCGCCGTCGCCGTCGGCCAGGCCGCCTACCTCGTCAACTCTCGCGTCCTCACCGGCGCCCTGCACGCCGCCGAGGCCCGCGGGGTCGAGGGCGCCGGCCTGACGGCCTATGCCAACGCCTTCCTGCTCTTCATGCTCCCGCACGGCATCATCACCGTCTCGCTCGTCACCGCCCTCTTCACGCGCATCTCGCACGCGGCCCACGACGACGACACCCGGGCCGTGACCGCCGACCTGCGGCGCGGACTCACCCTGCCCGCGACCATCCTCATGCCGGGCACGCTCGCGATCCTGCTCGTCGCGCCCTACCTGCTCGCCGCGGTGCTCCCGGGCACCCCGCGCGACCAGGTCGACGCCTCCGTTGGCGTACTCGCCGCGATGATGCTCGGGCTCGTGCCCTACGGCTGGTTCTTCCTCGTGCAGCGCGCCTACTACGCCTACGAGGACGGGCGCACCCCCTTCGTCCTGCAGCTCGTCGTCACGGGCGTCGCGCTCACCTTCACCCTCGTCGGGTCCCTCGGCGTGCCGGAGCACGCCGCGACCTGGGTCGGACTCGGCCAGACCGTGTCCAACCTCGTCGCCGCCGTCCTCGGCCTGTGGCTGCTCCGCGGCCGACTCGGCTCGCTCGGCCTCTCCCGCGTCGTGCGCCAGTTCGTCCGGCTCGGGCTGGCGACCGCCGTCGGCGGCCTCGTCGGCTGGGGCCTGCTGCGCGCCCTGCTGCTCGTCGTCGACGGGCAGACCTGGTTCGGCTCGGTCGTCGTCACGGCCGCCGTCGGGCTCGTCGTTCTCGGCGTCGCCCTGGCCCTCGCAGCGCGGCTGCGGGTCGAAGAGGTCTCCGAGCTGCTCGGCCCCCTGACCCGTCGCCTGCGCCGTGGCTGACGCGCCCCGGACGTCGGCTGCGCGGATGCGCTGCCGCTGGGACCTAGGATGGCGCGGCAGGCCTACACCGACGAGAGGGGCAGCGTGCACGGGGTGAACCCGGGGACGGAGCTCGGTCGCTACACCGTCGAGACGAGGATCGAGGAGATCCCCGGTGGCGAGCGCTGGAATGCTCGCGACACGACGCTCGACCGCGACGTGACGCTCATCGTCATGCCCGCCGACGCCGATTCGACCGCCGCCGCGCTCGACGCTGCCCGCCGCGCCGCGGGCATCGAGGCCGCACAGCTCGTGCGCATCCTCGACGTCGGCAGCGAGGCGGAGCACTCCTTCATCGCCGAGGACGCCATCGGTGATGCCAGCACCTACACCGAGGTCATCGGCACCGAGGGCCTGCCCGCCGAGGAGGTCCGCCGGATCACCGGTGAGGTCGCCACCGGCATCGAGGCCGCCCGCGCCCGCGGGCTGCACCACCTCGCACTGACCCCCGACCTCGTCCTCCTGACGGGCGACGGCCGGGTCAAGGTGCGCGGTCTCGCGACCGCCGCCGCCCTCGCCGGCATCGAGACCGAGGGCGAGGAGGCCGACCGCGACGACGCGACCGGTGTCGTCGCCCTCGCCTACGCCGGCCTCACCGCCACCTGGCCGCTCGAGCGCCCGAGCGGGCTGCCGAGCGCCCCCCGCGAGGGGTCCGGTCCGCCGCCGCCCTCCCGCGTCGCCGTCGGGGTCCCCGGTGACCTCGACACGATCTGCCGCGAGACCCTCGGCGAGGGTCAGGGCCCCGACTCCCCCGGCGACTACGCCGCCCAGATCGCGCCCTGGTCGCGCATCCCGCTGGCCGGCGCCGTGCGCACCAGCCCCCGGGCTGGTACCGATGCACCGACCGAGGTCGTGCCCACCGCCAGCGGCGTCGCGGGCGACGGATCCACGAGCGATGACCACGACGTGGTGTCGGGTGCCGACGGCACGGGTGAGCGCGACGGCTCCTCCGGGCTCGGCGTGGCCGGTGCCGCCGGGGCGGCCGCGGGTGCTGCCGGGCTCGCCGGTGCCGCCGCGCGGTCCGGCTCCTCCGACGACGCGGCGACGACCCGCTCGCACGCTGCGCAGGCCGGGGAGACCCCCTTCGACAGCGGGGACGACGACGCGACCCGCGAGATCCGGCTGCGCCACCGCGACGGGGTGACCGCCCACGTCACCCGGGGCGACGAGACGCCCGCCGGCCGACGTGCCGACGACGAGCGCACGCGGCGTGTGCGCCGCCCGCAGGATGACTCCGACGACGAGCACGGTCGGCGAGGCGCCGCCGCCGCCGCAGCCGCCGCAGCTGCTGCCGCCGGTGCGGTCGGCACCGGGGGCAAGGTCATCGGCGACCGGCTGGGCAAGGTCGCGCGCACGGCTGGCGACCGGTCCAAGGAGGCGCTCCACGACGCCCGCGCCCGCCGCGAGGCGATCCGGGCCGACCAGCGCAGCCGCAGCTCGCTGGGCTCCGCCCCGACGACGGCCGAGATCGAGGCCCCCGCTCCGCTCCTGCCCGCCGAGGCCGGCGCCCCGCCGAGCCGCCGCCAGGCCAACCTCGTCCTCGGGCTCATGGCCGGGCTCGTCGCGCTGGCCTGCCTCTTCGGCACCATCGGCACCTCGCGCATCGGGTCGGCGACCGACCTCGGGCGCATCCTCGGCGGCGACGAGACGACGGCGGTCGCGACCTCCCAGTCCGCGAGCCCCTCGGGCTCCGGCTCGGGCAGCGGCTCCGGCGGCGGCGAGCCCCTCGCCATCGCCAATGCCGCCGGCTACGACCCCGCCCCCGGTGACGGCGTCGAGCACAACGCCGAGGTCCCGCGCGTCTACGACGGCGACCCCGACACGATCTGGACCACCGAGGGCTACGAGGACCCGAGCTTCGGCGGGGTCAAGCAGGGCGTCGGCGTCACCGTCGACCTGGGCCAGGCCCAGGACATCAGCTCGGTGACCCTCCAGCTGCCGCTCGCCGCGCAGGCCACGGTCTACGCCGGCGACCAGCCGACCAACTCGGGCACCGAGATCGGGCGCACCGACGGTCGTACCGGTGAGGTCGAGCTCACGCCGAGCGGCCAGGTCACCGGCCGCTACGTCACCGTCTGGTTCACCACCCTCTCCCAGGGTGACGACGGCCGCTACCGGGCCGCCGTCGGCGAGATCACCGTCCGCTGAGGTGATGACGTGAGCGACTCCCCCTTCGCCGAGATCGACGACCGGATGCTCATGCGCATGCACGTCGAGGGCGACGCCGAGGCCTTCGGCGAGATCTACCGCCGCCACCGCGACCGCATGTGGGCCGTGGCCGTCGGGGTCTGCGGTGACCGCGAGCTCGCGGCCGAGGCGGTGCAGGATGCCTTCGTCTCCGCCTTCCGCCGGGCCGGCTCCTACCGCGGCGACGCGGCTGTCACGACGTGGCTGCACCGCATCGTCGTCAACGCCTGCATCGACCTGACCCGACGCGTGCGCCCCACGAGCGAGCTCACCGACGAGGTCGTCGCGGCCGCGCCCCCTGCGCCCGACGCCACGGGCCGGGTCGACACCCGCCTGGCCGTCCACGAGGCGATGCGCCGCCTGCCCGACGAGCAACGCGTCGCGCTGGTGCTCGTCGACATGCACGGCGTCCCGGTCGCCGAGGCGGCGCAGGTCCTCGACATCCCCACGGGCACCGTGAAGTCGCGCTGCTCGCGCGGCCGTGAGGCCCTCGGCAAGGCGCTTGCCGCAGCCGGGATCGACGCGCGGGGAACCTCCGACGCCGCTGCCTCGTCAGACACAACAGGCCACCAGGCAGACGAAGGGAGGTGACCATGACCGAGGACAAGGACCCCACGGGGATGCGTCACCTGCTCGCGAGCCTCAAGGAGAGCGGGCCCATGCCCGACGACCTGGCCGAGCGCATCCGCGCCAGCCTCGAGGACGAGCAGACGGCGCGCGCCACCGGTGAGCTCACCATGGACGCGGACGAGACCGACGACGCCGACGAGCCGTCCGGCTTCTGGAGCACCATGGCCACCCCCAGCGGGGGCTCCGGCCGGCGACGCGCGGCCGCGCCCTGGCTGCTCGGCGCCGCCGCGGCCACCGTCGTGGCCCTTGCCGTCGGCACCGGCATGCTGCGCAACAGCGGCAACGACGCCGCCTCCGACGCGGGCGCCGGCGCCGCCCCGTCGTCGCAGGGCCGGTCCGGGGCAGCCGAGCAGGGGTCGAGCGCCACGTCGAGCAGCGCTGCCTCCGACGAGGAGGTCCCGGCCTTCGCCATCACCGAGACCGGCACCGCCTACACCCGCTCGTCGCTCGCCTCCGAGGCGGCGACCCTGCTCGAGGACCCGGCGGGTGCGCCCACGGTGCGCGACGACGAGGTGCTCGGCACGATGACCACCGCTGCCGGGGCCGCCGACTGCCTTGCCCGCCTGGGTCAGCCCCAGATGCAGGCCGTCGTCATCGACATCGGCACCTTCGAGGGCAAGGACGGGCTGCTGCTCGTCGCCGAGTCGCTGCCCGACGGCCCCGCGCGGGCCTGGGCGGTCACCTCGGGCTGCGAGCCGATCTGGCCCGACAGCGTCGAGGTCCCCAGCACGAAGTGACCTGCCGGACGGCGTGCCCCACCCGGGCGCACGCCGTCCTGCCGGCCCGTCGGTCCTGCCGGCCCCGTCGGACCGGGGCGAGCTCCCCCCTTCGTCCCGCAGCGAGCGGGGTGGCCGGTCCCATGCCGCAGTGGCCACGAGCTCATGGAACAGACGGCACCTACGATGACGTTGACACCGTCAGACCGCCTACACCCGACCCCAAGGACGCACCCGTGGCCGACGCCAGCACCGACATCCGCAATGTGATCATCATCGGTTCCGGCCCCGCTGGATACACCGCCGCCGTCTACGCCGCCCGGGCCAACCTCGAGCCGCTGATCTTCGAGGGCTCGGTCACCGCCGGCGGCGCGCTCATGAACACCACGGACGTGGAGAACTTCCCGGGCTTCACCGAGGGCATCATGGGGCCCGACCTCATGCTCAACATGCGCGCCCAGGCCGAGCGCTTCGGTGCCGAGATCGTCACCGACGACGTCACCGCCGTCGAGCTCGAGGGCCCGGTCAAGGTCGTCACCGACGGCGAGGGCAACACCCACCGCGCGCACGCCGTGATCCTCGCCATGGGCTCGGCCTACCGCGAGCTCGGCCTGCCCGACGAGAAGCGTCTGTCCGGTCACGGCGTCAGCTGGTGCGCGACCTGCGACGGGTTCTTCTTCCGTGAGCAGGACATCGTCGTCGTCGGCGGCGGCGACTCCGCCGTCGAGGAGGCGACCTTCCTGACGAAGTTCGCCCGCTCGGTGACGATCGTCCACCGGCGCGACGAGCTGCGGGCCAGCAAGATCATGGCCGATCGGGCCCACGCCAACGACAAGATCCGCTTCGCGTGGAACTCCGAGGTCGCCCAGATCCACGGCGACGACAAGGTCACCGGGCTGACCCTGCGCGACACGGTGACCGGCGAGACGCGCGAGATCGAGGCCACGGGGCTCTTCGTCGCGATCGGTCACGACCCGCGCAACGAGCTCGTCCAGGGCGTCGTCGACCTCGACGACGAGGGCTACGTGCTGACGGAGGGCCGTTCCTCCCGCACCAACCTCGACGGCGTCTTCGCCGCGGGCGACCTCGTCGACCACACGTACCGTCAGGCGATCACCGCCGCCGGGTCCGGCTGCGCGGCCGCACTCGACGCCGAGCGCTGGCTGGCTGCCCGCGAGGAGGCCGGCGCGCCGGCGCAGGACCAGGCGCTCACCGCGCAGGACAACCCCGTCGTCGGCACCGTCGGCGCCCGCTGACCCCAGACCACTCGACCCCCACGACCCCCACCCGAGAGAGAAGGACCCCCATGGCCACCTCCCCCACCACCGACGCGACCTTCGACCAGGACGTGCTGCAGAGCGACACCCCCGTGCTCGTCGACTTCTGGGCCACCTGGTGCGGCCCGTGCCGCGCGGTCGCCCCCGTCCTCGAGGAGCTGTCCGGCCAGTACGACGGCAAGCTCAAGATCGTCAAGCTCGACACCGACGCCAACCCGCAGATCACCGCGCGCTACGGCATCACGTCGATCCCGACGATGCA
Encoded proteins:
- the trxA gene encoding thioredoxin gives rise to the protein MATSPTTDATFDQDVLQSDTPVLVDFWATWCGPCRAVAPVLEELSGQYDGKLKIVKLDTDANPQITARYGITSIPTMHVFQGGEIVKTLVGAMPKPKLVKELEPFVG
- the sigM gene encoding RNA polymerase sigma factor SigM; this translates as MSDSPFAEIDDRMLMRMHVEGDAEAFGEIYRRHRDRMWAVAVGVCGDRELAAEAVQDAFVSAFRRAGSYRGDAAVTTWLHRIVVNACIDLTRRVRPTSELTDEVVAAAPPAPDATGRVDTRLAVHEAMRRLPDEQRVALVLVDMHGVPVAEAAQVLDIPTGTVKSRCSRGREALGKALAAAGIDARGTSDAAASSDTTGHQADEGR
- the murJ gene encoding murein biosynthesis integral membrane protein MurJ, which gives rise to MSEAATPQEDLGEPAAGRSAPDIGRSSAIMASGTLFSRVLGFARNSLTAYVVGLTVIAADAWNAANTLPNIFHLLIAGGVLNAVIVPQITRAMRDHDGGQTYINRLLTLSTAALAVITLLLTLAAPLLVSLIVSSSWPPEARTLATAFAVLCLPQVFFYGLYTLLGQILTAHHRFGAFMWSPALANVVAIGGLLWFVITDQPRQGEVGEWTPTMVAVLGGTATLSIALQALALVPALRGTGLRFRPVWGLRGSGLGSASRMAMWAFAAVAVGQAAYLVNSRVLTGALHAAEARGVEGAGLTAYANAFLLFMLPHGIITVSLVTALFTRISHAAHDDDTRAVTADLRRGLTLPATILMPGTLAILLVAPYLLAAVLPGTPRDQVDASVGVLAAMMLGLVPYGWFFLVQRAYYAYEDGRTPFVLQLVVTGVALTFTLVGSLGVPEHAATWVGLGQTVSNLVAAVLGLWLLRGRLGSLGLSRVVRQFVRLGLATAVGGLVGWGLLRALLLVVDGQTWFGSVVVTAAVGLVVLGVALALAARLRVEEVSELLGPLTRRLRRG
- a CDS encoding NUDIX hydrolase: MTHPAHASGPQRRLPAVEERSAGGVVVDVHEGEARIAVIARRNRAGRLEWCLPKGHIEGEETLVETAAREVAEETGIEARVLVELGTIDYWFATPDRRIHKFVHHYLLEAIGGYLTIDNDPDHEAVDVAWLPLREAHRHLTFPNERRIAREAWQRLAGDA
- a CDS encoding DUF6049 family protein, whose protein sequence is MAATRRRRLSAAVASLLLALLVVLPVAVGPTTAAATPFAPEDPGDSRVTITSITPVVEGDGVATVRGTVANTGSTTLSGPRVAVVPQEAGTGRSDIADWTKGDAPVSGTALAATTLDDVAAGGSASFTLEVDGNDLLPQSSAGAAWVSVQTDATAVHTFVGVQRTKEYEPLQILWGMPLLLPDDRRLWGTSREARSSAWQEAVGSDSRIAALTSEEPADDEFWVLDPSLLDVPADGEDIATAERETRTRAAESLREQLVGSRTLVLPDADADVAAGAESKDAARLVKARVADGTRVAQELGARSDVLWPADGLATGERAEALHELRPTGVEPTLLVPSTSLVPEGFTATGGDRTTAGSPVVVSDGPIADLVEGLSSADDVTLARQQLVAETAAVLGERPGTPRTIVVVPDRTSTPSVEAYEQLRASTDRIPWLEGGDLASVLDDAAAAEPARTARTPGQIDDVTAGAATPSAVLSQDRSRRIVRDSRSMATFAAVRRDGTAWRSRMQASLQQLTSTRWREDRYGFVRLHDDVEQAVTLDADDLVVSSGDVNFFADSGRLQISITNNTDVQLEDLRVHVTPGNHSLRVDGDPDPVTIGPGGQQTVTVQATALAAGQVPVNVAVTTPGGHAVAEPATLHVKVRPTGDSIYWVIGGAAVLLLAAGTWRTVRGGRRARAAAPEGSSSEGQPESSSPEGDTDH
- the trxB gene encoding thioredoxin-disulfide reductase, which codes for MADASTDIRNVIIIGSGPAGYTAAVYAARANLEPLIFEGSVTAGGALMNTTDVENFPGFTEGIMGPDLMLNMRAQAERFGAEIVTDDVTAVELEGPVKVVTDGEGNTHRAHAVILAMGSAYRELGLPDEKRLSGHGVSWCATCDGFFFREQDIVVVGGGDSAVEEATFLTKFARSVTIVHRRDELRASKIMADRAHANDKIRFAWNSEVAQIHGDDKVTGLTLRDTVTGETREIEATGLFVAIGHDPRNELVQGVVDLDDEGYVLTEGRSSRTNLDGVFAAGDLVDHTYRQAITAAGSGCAAALDAERWLAAREEAGAPAQDQALTAQDNPVVGTVGAR
- a CDS encoding triacylglycerol lipase; its protein translation is MKPTLRRAAAAAGAALLTSLTMGVGTAGAAEQEEPVTGPYQLNFSGSLLYSLAHPDAQPQGVNDWGCVPREGENPVVLVHGTFANQYDSFARMAPELKWAGYCVYSFNYGTDGTDAAAQIPGVYGTTGLSGNGDELAAFAETVRSRTGFSKVDMVGWSQGGTIITDVLKKHGGGGVDDVVTLAGSHHGTTLSGLGTIAEAVGATDLTREGLGQAAVDQMQGSEYITALTADGDTVPGVDYTVIGTKYDEVVTPYRSTFLTAGPGATVRNITVQDGCAIDLSDHLSITHSPRVIDITKRALKADGSGTIRCLPNAPVL